The genomic DNA GCTGCCATGGATACTAGAGGGTTACAGGAAGAGCCAGAAGTTGGGACCTCCATAATGGGCAGTGGTCTGAACCCCTATATGGACTTCCCACCTGCTGATACTCTGGGATTTGGGGGACCTGAAGGGGCAGCAGCTGAGCCTTATGGAGCGAGGGGTCCAGGCTCTGTGCCTCTTGGACCTGATCCACCCACCAACTATGGCCCCAACCCCTGTCCCCAGCAGGCCTCATATCATGACCCCACCCAAGAAACATGGGGTGAGTTCCCTTCCCACTCTGGGCTGTACCCAGGCCCCAAGGCTCTAGGTGGAGCCTACAGCCAGTGTCCTCGACTTGAACATTATGGACAAGTGCAAGTCAAGCCAGAACAGGGGTGCCCAGTAGGGTCTGACTCCACAGGACTGGCACCCTGTCTCAATGCCCACCCCAGTGAGGGGCCCCCACATCCACAGCCTCTCTTTTCCCATTacccccagccccctcctccccagTATCTCCAGTCAGGCCCCTATACCCAGCCACCCCCTGATTATCTTCCTTCAGAACCCAGGCCTTGCCTGGACTTTGATTCCCCCACCCATTCCACAGGGCAGCTCAAGGCTCAGCTTGTGTGTAATTATGTTCAGTCTCAACAGGAGCTGCtgtgggagggtgggggcagggaagaTGCCTCAGCCCAGGAACCTTCCTACCAGAGTCCCAAGTTTCTGGGGGGTTCCCAGGTTAGCCCAAGCCCTGCTAAAGCTCCAGTGACCACATACGGACCTGGCTTTGGACCCAACTTGCCCAATCACAAGTCAGGCTCCTATCCCACCCCTTCACCATGCCATGAAAATTTTGTAGTGGGGGCAAACAGGGCTTCCCATAGGGCAGCAGCACCACCTCGACTTCTGCCCCCATTGCCCACTTGCTATGGGCCCCTCAAAGTGGGAGGCACAAACCCCAGCTGTGGCCATCCTGAGGTGGGCAGGTTAGGAGGGGGTCCTGCCTTGTACCCTCCTCCCGAAGGACAGGTATGTAACCCTCTGGACTCTCTTGATCTTGACAACACTCAGCTGGACTTTGTGGCTATTCTGGATGAGGCCCAGGGGCTGAGTCCTCCTCCTTCCCATGATCAGGGGGGCAGCTCTGGACATACCCCACCTCCCTCTGGGCCCCCCAACATGGCTGTGGGCAATATGAGTGTCTTACTGAGATCCTTGCCTGGGGAAACACAATTCCTCAACTCTAGTGCCTAAAGAGTAGGGAATCTCATCCGTCACAGATTGCATTTCCTAAGGGGTCTCTATCCTTCCAGAAAAATTGGGGCAGCTGCAGTCCCCTGCACAAGATGCCCCAGGGATGGGAGGTATGGGCTGGGGGCTGTGTATAGTCTGTATATGTTTTGAGGAGAAATTTGATAATGACACTGTTTCCTGATAATAAAGGAActgcatcagaaaaaaaaaaaaacaacatgccACTTTATGTGTTATTATGTTGGGGAGGAATGATAACAGGGAACAAGAAGAGAAGCAGGGGTTAATCCACTCACTTTCCTCTTTAGAGAAGCTCCCTCACCCATCCCAACCCCTCAAGTCACACTCATGAAGATGGAGACAGTCATTTGGGAGATTTAAAGGGATGTCCTCAAAACAGAACACCAGCCTCTCACCACCAGAGATGACTGGAAAtaggttttctcttccttccctgggTCAGGGGAAGAGGCTGGTGAAGTTGGTGAGCATCAGCTGGACCAGCTGCCCTGGGTAGAGAGCATGGGCTGCTGGGTCAGATGTCTCCTGCTCTGGCCGAAACAGGGTTGGTCCAAACACAATTCCCAGGTTGTGGGGAGTCATGCGATTCTTATCTGAGTGTGCTATTACCCTGTGGGCAAAGGCAAAGGAAGGGGATATATGGCAGCAGCTTGCCACTTCATAGAATCTAACCCTTCAAAGGTCTGAGCAGGGAGGAGGCCACTCTGGGATTCCTTCACGTGgtgacaaaaaaaacaaagagacacaAGGGGAATGGAGATGGACCAGTGGAGAAACCTTCAGGATACAATCTGAAGATACAACTGCCTCTTCTGGCTTTAGGGACTACTGTAAGAGTTCTATCTGCTCACGGTTTGGGAGTCTTTAATTCAAATGGCCATCCCCTCTCAGAAGTCACTGCCCAGGCCCAGTTCAACCAAGGAAGCCATCAGCAAGGTCCCAATGGGAGACaaagaggcagagggaagggagaggcaaGATTTCCCTTATTTCTTTCACAGcatcttggttccatttccccacTTGATGCTGATCTTTAAGTTTTGACCTAAAGGCTttgatgggcgtggtggctcacacctgtaatcccagcactttgggacgctgaggtgggtaaatcacctgcggtcagaagtttgagaccagcctggccaacatggtgaaaccccgtctctactaaaaatacaaaaattagctgggtgtggtggcaggcgcctgtaatcccagctactagggaggctgaggcaggagaatcatttgaacccgggagacagaggttgcagcgagctaaaattgcaccactgcactccagcctgggtgacagagcaagactctgtctcaaaaataaaaaaaataaaaataatagccgggcgcggtggctcacgcctgtaatcccagcactttgggaggccgaggcgggcggatcacaaggtcaggagatcgagaccacagtgaaaccccgtctctactaaaaatacaaaaaaaaattagccgggcgcggtggtgggcgcctgtagtcccagctactcaggaggctgaggcaggagaatggcgtgaacctgggaggcggagcttgcagtgagccgagatcgcgccactgcactccagcctgggcgacagcgcgagactccgtctcaaaaaaaaaaaaaaaaaaataaaaataataataataataattaaaaaaaggcTTTGACCCTGGTAATATGCTCCTACACAGAGGttgcctgtttcctcacctgccCATTAAACTTGGGTGCTTCCCTACCTTCACTCCACCTGCACGGAGTCCCTGTGGCATTCCCCACTCCACCTTTCCCCAGCATGAACAAAGAGGTTCAGTCTTCCTGACCTGCATAAATGCTCCAGGAGGTACCGTAGAGTGTCATGGTTGGGCTTTGGCATTGAGCCTATTAATTCTTGTATCTGAGAGAGGCACTGCTCTGATTCGGAGAGTGCTAGAAAGAGAGAGTAATGGGAAAGGCATTTGAGTGAGGTTAGGGAAGGTGCTAGGACAGGGTGAATAAATTCACTGCTCTTTCCTACAGGCATGGAAGACATCACAAATCTAGTACAGCTTTCTTTTTCACGTAGCCCAACTATTACCTCATAATTCTTTTCAGTTCAGCCCTCTAAACATTCACAAAAAAGCACCTGGAGTAGGCACCTGAGTTGAATGTTATTTTCCATCTCTAAAGTCAGAATGGGAAAGAAGAGTATAAGGGAACCTCTATTCTATTATTTACCACCCGCGTCTCCCATATCAAGGGTTCTTTCCAAAGCTCCAATCCTTACCAAGGGCAGCGCGGAAATGGGGCAGCAGCAGTGGTGGCACCAGAGGCTGGGGCAGCTCCCGGAGAAAAAGCTTCAGGGCTCCGGTGACCACATGAATGTCATCCCACTCAGTACTGTCCAAATCTAACCGACCTTCTGGAGGGAGAAGGAGGTATAGGGGCTTCAGGGCTCATGAAGGGCCAGAAAGATCTAGAGACTGAGAGATTAGAAGTTCTGGAGAAATCCAGTCAAAGCAGACTATAGGAATGCCTAGAGGGTCTACAGTGGGGCAAGGTAGCTAAGGTGGGGATGAGGACAACCCTCCCAGGAGTGGTACATGGAGGTATCCATGGGAAACAAAGAGGATATGTGGAAGTTTTAGGGATCTGAGGGGTCTTCCATGTAAGTACCTTGTCCTGGCTGTTCTGGGAACACATACCTCCCATCGGAGGTGACTGCACGCTCTGCAACATGAATGAGAAGAGATCAGGAGCTAAGACATGCACTTCCAGCCTGACGGTCTCTGTGCTCTGCCAGCTTCCTCATGTAGAATCTCCCATGGTTCTCAGGCAACACATTCTTAGTACAACCACTGGCCCACAAACCTTCTCACCTCTGTCCACCAGAAAGCGAAGTTTCTGGACCACTGCCAAGTTCCCGCTCACCCGATAAATGCCATCCACATCCAGACCTGGGAGATGAGGGAGGAGTAGATGAGGACTGCtgcttaaaagtgtgtgtggTGAGGAATATAAGGGTGGAGAGAAAAAGGGCAGTAGGAAGACTAAGTAGAATGGGGGAGGCAGAAAATTCTACGCCTTAGCCTGTTGGAAGAGAATTCTGGGGTCTCTGAGAAAATGACCTCTTTTATCCACAGCAGCAATGCAGAGCCGCACAAAGCTGGGCACCGTGTCTCCTTCCCGCTGGCAGAGTGATTCCAATTGGCAGCCGAACACCTGGTCTGGGGAGGCAAAGTGAGGCGGGAAGCCAGTGCCAGCGTCACTCACCGGAGCTCTTTTCAGcataggtctttttttttttgttgagacggagtctcgctctgtcgcccaggctggagtgcagtggccggatctcagctcactgcaagctccgcctcccgggtttacgccattctcctgcctcagcctcccgagtagctgggactacaggcgtccgccacctcgcccggctagttttttgtattttttagtagagacggggtttcaccgtgttagccaggatggtctcgatctcctgacctagtgatccgcccgtctcggcctcccaaagtgctgggattacaggcttgagccaccgcgcccggccttcagcATAGGTCTTTACCCTTAAGTGAGGCTGGTCCTCCTGGCTGCCTGGGCAAGGAAATACACTCCGCCCCCCTTCCCCTGCTTCAAACAATCTGACAAAGGGGTACACGTCTTCCCGGCTTCTCCTCTAAACAATCTGGGGTAGTGGGAAAGCAGCAGTCACAGAAGGCTGTGGTCTAGTTCTGGGAAGCTCTACTCTGAGCCTCGCTGGAGTTTTCTTATCCAGGAACCTGGCCCAGCCCCCTCACCTCGGAGCAGACCCCGCTCCTGCAGGCTTTGTAAGGGCGGTCTCTTTGCGATGAGCCGCTTTAGTTTGTTGCGCACGCGGTTCTGCTCGGTGCCTTCGGGCCCCCGAACTACAGGAGGCAGGTGGAGCGGGGCGTGAGCGCCCAGGAGCCTCGCTGCGCTCCCGGACCCTCCCTCCCCGGCCCGCGCCTCACTGGAGCTCCGGCGGCTGCTGAGGCGCAGCAGCGGTTTGGACACCGGCTCCGACTCCTCTTCTTCGTCCTCCCCGGCGCTCAGCTCCGCCAGCTCCGCGGGTCCAGAGCCCGACAGACGCAGCTCCAGGGGGTTCTCCCGATCCTAGACCCGGGGCGGACCGTGTCGAaggtgagagaggagagaaatcTGCACCCCTAGGGGGACTCTGACCCACTGCCAGGGTCCCACGTCCCAGCCCCGCCCCAGGCCGGGCTCTCCACCGagcccaccctgcccccaccgaCCCTGATTCCTACAGTTCCTACCCCACTCCCTTGGTCCCGGCCGGCCCgagcctccctcccagcctgcACCCCTCTAACCAGCCGCTCGATGACAGTCCGCAGCGCGCGGTGCCAGGCTCGCAGCTCTGTCTCGTGGTCGGACTGCAGCAGGAACTCGTGGCCAGGGACCGTGCGGATCTGAGGGCCAGGCGGGGAAACGTTCGGGTCAACGGGGAGGAGTATAAAAAGCAGGGAGACCTAGTGGGAGGCCTGCGCGGGAGATTGGGGGCGTCCTCTGGTCGGGTGGGGCCTTGGAGACGCGCGGGAGGGCGCTCACGTGCAGGACGTTGCGGCGACTGGACAGGTGGCGGCCGTGCGCCAGGGCCGCCCCGCGCAGGTCCACGCTGCTTTCGGGCCGGCTACCCGCTGGCCCCTGACAAtgagggaggaaactgaggccacgATGCTGTTTCCTTCAATGTTTCCCTCTCCCCGGTGGACTGTGAGGAGGTGGGAGGCTTCCTCACTTCTTTACCTTCCTCTGCACCGCCCTCCGCGCTGCCGCGCCCCACATTGGCGTAAGGCGGAGGCAGCGCCCTCACCCCTCCTGCTCCCCTAGCTCACACTCACCCAACCAGAGGAGGGCGCTGTCGGCGGTGGCTCTCGGTAGAACACTAGGCTGTTACCCGTTAACACCACCCAAGACGGGCCCCAGTTCTTCCTGCGGGGGCAGAGAGGGGAGGTAGTGGTAGTGAAAAGGTCATTCTAGAATTACACGGGGAGGGTGCTCTTCCAACACCCTGCTCTACCCTACGGAGTTGACAGCCCAGGCCCTAGCTGTATTCCGGGTTCTCACCTGAGCTTGCGCCCCCCTTGGGCAATCTTGGTCATGTTGAGCAGACCCGACTTTTCCACCTCCTGGGAAATGGAGGGAATGGTATCTGTAAGTCACCCTGCGCCCTCCACAGTGGCCACGGCTTTCCCTAGGGGGTCTCCCAGGAGTGAAGTCCCTTAAAGTTGCTGAGGGAGGGCTGGGTAAGAGGATAATTCAGAAAGAGGAAGATGTTTTTGAGGAGCAGGAATTGGGGGggggtgtggggcagggaggaTCTTGGCATTCACAAAGAAATGGGAGATTCACATGGGGGTCTTCCAGGAGCTGCGGCAGAGGTCGAGGGGGCTGCAAGGCTGGAGGATCAAGCTTCGAGGTGCGTTGGCTGAGGCTGAGTGAACCCTAGGGGAGAGGATTGGAGAAGCAGGTGGGGAAACCCTTGACTCAGGGATCCCTGGCTGAAGGGGGAAGAGGGGTGGGATGTGGGTGAGAGGCAGGGGGTGTGATGGGGAATGGAGAATGTTTTACACAAAACAGAAAGTCATAACAAGCTGGCTTTTTCTGCATGTGATTGGGAGATGGGAGGGATCTCACCTGTGGGTCAAGCGGTTCTGGGGTCCCTGTGTCAGATCCGAAGCCTTTTGCCTGATGTTGCAGGACATCATTGTTCCTCTTCAGGGTCTGTGTCCCCTCCATGGAGCCAGGGTTCTGGGTTAGGGGAGGAGGAAATAAAGCTACATCCAGATGCCACCTCCACACCCTTCTTATACTTGGCTGATTCTTCTGATCTTCTGAGAGCCCCAGAGAGAAAACACACTACCTGAAGGTTCAGTAGGGGAAGGAAGAGCTTGGGGGACAGTGGAGAAGCAGGAGGTAAGGTCTCACCATCTCGCTGCGACTGCGGCGCGGGGGCTTCCAGGACTTGCAGCCAGTCAGTGAATTGATGTAGAAGCAGCGTCCGGAGTTGGGGTCCAGGTACTGCTCCCAGGCATCCAGCCTCTGCAGCGGGGGGCATGcagggcctgggggtggggaCCGGGGACAGCGGCGAAGGTCCACCAGGTTACAGTACACGGGGGGCTCTGACatgaggggctgggggcctgccTGCCAGAAAAGGGGGAAGAAGGAGGTGGTCATTCTGCCTGTTGCCCTTCCCATGCTTCTCTTGGCCTTCCCACCTCCTACTCCCTCCCCATCGTCTTCTCACCGCCAGCTCCAGGCTGAGGTGACCCAGGTACTGGGGGAGAAACCCCAGGCcccagctgctttttaaaaattctctctctcacaGTTTTCTTTGCTCTTCTCCTCACTTCCTGTTGCCAACTTcccgcctcccccaccccacccccacctcagggCCACAGGAAAGGGGAAcaggctttttgtgtgtgtgtgcaaggcGGGGGCATGCTGAAGGGGGTGCTCCACCCTCATATCCTGCAAGGTAAAAGAGGACAGAGAAGGGTCTACAGAAGGCAGGAGGAGCCCCTTTCCACCCACTATtaagaaagagaggggagggcTGAGCAAGTCACATCTTTAGAGGAGACCTGCTGTGGCTTAACAGGCAAGCAGAACACAAAAAAATCCTGCCCTGGGCTAGGAGTCTGGAGGAAGGAAGAACACAGGGCTGGCCTTTCAGTGCCTCCACTGCTCCCTGTTCCCTGTCCGCTCCGGGCCTTTGGTACCTGCTGTCCCTTCTCACCTCCTACCCAGTTTGCCTCTCGGctgcctctttctcctcctgGTTCAGAGTCAACTGAATGCCGTCATCTCACAGATGCCTCCCTGCAACACCCCAGCCACTCTCCACCACATTAACTCGCCTTTGTAGATTTATCGTAGTACCAAGGGTTATCTTATTTATTCGTTTTTGTGTTTGTCATCCCCAGGGGAGTCCCTCGAAGGCAGGGGTGCTGTCTGTCTTGTGCCTAGAACAGGGCCCAGCTCAGAAGAGCTGTGACTCACTGTGCTGGCACTGGCTTCTGACGGCAAGTCTTCCCGGGAGAGGCATCTTCCACTTGGTCCTTCCTGGAAAGGCTTCAGAAGGCAGGGCCTCAGACTGTCAATGCTGACGCTCCTATACATTTTGGGGGGAAGTGGAGGAGGCTGCTCCAAACTAGCCTGAGCCCTGCTTGGGAGGGCCTGAGACAACTCCTCCAGGGAACCATGAAACAACTTCGGCCCTTGAAACAGAAAAGGGGAGGGTGGGTGGCAGATGATCAGAGGTGTTGTTGTAACTGGGTCCCCCATCTTGGGAGCTCACAGGGAAGACAaggagggcagaggcaggatgTAGAAAATGGCATGAGACCTAGAAGCCTTGGGACTAGGAGGACAGGTGGTGGGATGAGGATGCCATGGCCgcgggaggaggggagaggtaggctgatcaaagaaaaacaagagaaaatggtTCGTAGAAGCTTGAGGGAGGGGGGTCCTCCCAATAATTCCCAGAAGCCAGGGAGGTAGGAAGGTGAGGGGAGGtaggaaggtgaaggaggagggcTTAGCACTTACTCACCAGGAGTCCAGAGCAGTTGGCTGGGGATGGCGGTAGTTGGACTCTGGGAAGGGATGGATTCCTCTGTCATATAGGCCGCTGGGACAAAGATGGGTCGAGAGGTGGAGGGAGCTTCTAGGCGTCTTGCCAACCACCAGTCAGAGTTGGTCTTTCGAAGCAGTAGAAACCTGTCCCCTTCAGCCAGAGACACTTGCCGGCCATCTGCCCCAGTATAAGTAAAGGCATAGAGGGCACAGAGCTGGGATCCCCGAGAAGGGCTTCGGGGGCCCAGTCCTAGGCTCCCCCAGGAACTTGGCCACCACCGGCTGGACAGCATTGTAGCCAGCACTGTCACCTGTGGGAAAAAGGGACACTGGAGACCCAGAAGGGAACAGGCCTGGCTGTCTCCAGGTAGAGAGACATGGTTCTAGGAGCAGTGTTGCAGGGAGGTGGGGACAGGAGCCCTTGAGTGGGGGGGAGAGGGTAGAGCAAACAGCCTGGTGAGGATCGGTGACAGGTTTTGGGGGCTGAGAACTCCTGGTGGTGTCTGGTGAGGAAGTATGTAAGTAACGTGAGAGAGGATGTGGTCAGCAGGGCTGCATGGCCGGCAAGGCAGGAAATTAGAGGAGATGACCCAGGTCAGTAGTCTTCCTCCAAGTACCTTATGGGGCCCATCAGAAGATTCAGGGGCAGGAGTTGGTCCTGGGTGGTGGTGGGAGTCTTGagctggacacaggaaggagataagaagaaagaatcagGTTTTAGACAGGAACAGGGAGACACAAGGTTAATGACAAAGACAAAAATGTGTGttattctttattaaatttacaCAAGCATCAATGTTTCCGTTACCAATCACCTCAGACCATAGCTGCGTGCTTCCTGTGCAGACTTAGAGAGACATGgtgacagagaaacagaaagccaaataaataGCAAGaccaaattagaaagaatgacAAAGTGGGAGAAACACAGAGGGATTCAGAGTTAAAATATCACCACCCTCCCAATCCAGGACACAATTTTAGGAGCTGAGAAGCCTTGATACTGTCCTGTATACACAAGCCTCTTGAGGCGGGAGCTACTTTAGTGGTGTGGGTTCAgtcgtgctttttttttttgagacaaagtctcgttcttgtcccccaggttggTGTGtgatagtgtgatctcggctcactgcaacctctgccccccaggttcaggtgattctcctgtctcagctccctgagtagctgggattacaggcgcctgtcactatgcccggctagtttttgtacttttagtagagacggggtttcaccatgttggccaggctggtctagaactcctgacctcaggtgatccaccagcctcggcctcccaaagtgctgggattacaggcgtgagccaccgcgcccggcctcatttatgCTTTTAACAAGGATTGATTGAGCGCCTCCTGCGTGCAAGGAGCAGTGTCAGGCACTGGAGATGAGAGAAGGGAATGAGCCCTTTTGGAGCTTAAGGAGAGACAGACCTTAACTAATGACACAATAAACTTAATAATTACAATTGAATCAGAGACAATGGACAAGTAATACAAGATGCTATGACAGGTAGATAGGGGGCTGATGTCAGCTTCTTCCTGGTGGAAGGTGGGAACTGACCTTCCCTGGATTCCCAGCACTTTAAAACCCACACTTCTGCTTCTGCCTTACCTGACCACtcctcttttccccttctctcaGCTTCTCCATTGCACAATGTGAGGCTTTCTGTCTGGGTTTGGAGAGGTGGATTAAGGAGCGAATGCCCCTCCCCACTGGTGATATCAGAGAGCCAGCTCTCTTTCCCTGAGGGCTGGGTGGCTAGTACTGGgcttctgcctcagtgatcttCCTTCTTAGTTTACCTTACTCCAACACATGGAGAACCCTACCCCTCAACTCTTCCT from Papio anubis isolate 15944 chromosome 9, Panubis1.0, whole genome shotgun sequence includes the following:
- the ARHGAP9 gene encoding rho GTPase-activating protein 9 isoform X8, whose protein sequence is MTKIAQGGRKLRKNWGPSWVVLTGNSLVFYREPPPTAPSSGWGPAGSRPESSVDLRGAALAHGRHLSSRRNVLHIRTVPGHEFLLQSDHETELRAWHRALRTVIERLDRENPLELRLSGSGPAELAELSAGEDEEEESEPVSKPLLRLSSRRSSIRGPEGTEQNRVRNKLKRLIAKRPPLQSLQERGLLRDQVFGCQLESLCQREGDTVPSFVRLCIAAVDKRGLDVDGIYRVSGNLAVVQKLRFLVDRERAVTSDGRYVFPEQPGQEGRLDLDSTEWDDIHVVTGALKLFLRELPQPLVPPLLLPHFRAALALSESEQCLSQIQELIGSMPKPNHDTLRYLLEHLCRVIAHSDKNRMTPHNLGIVFGPTLFRPEQETSDPAAHALYPGQLVQLMLTNFTSLFP
- the ARHGAP9 gene encoding rho GTPase-activating protein 9 isoform X2, which gives rise to MLSSRWWPSSWGSLGLGPRSPSRGSQLCALYAFTYTGADGRQVSLAEGDRFLLLRKTNSDWWLARRLEAPSTSRPIFVPAAYMTEESIPSQSPTTAIPSQLLWTPGPKLFHGSLEELSQALPSRAQASLEQPPPLPPKMYRSVSIDSLRPCLLKPFQEGPSGRCLSREDLPSEASASTAGPQPLMSEPPVYCNLVDLRRCPRSPPPGPACPPLQRLDAWEQYLDPNSGRCFYINSLTGCKSWKPPRRSRSEMNPGSMEGTQTLKRNNDVLQHQAKGFGSDTGTPEPLDPQEVEKSGLLNMTKIAQGGRKLRKNWGPSWVVLTGNSLVFYREPPPTAPSSGWGPAGSRPESSVDLRGAALAHGRHLSSRRNVLHIRTVPGHEFLLQSDHETELRAWHRALRTVIERLDRENPLELRLSGSGPAELAELSAGEDEEEESEPVSKPLLRLSSRRSSIRGPEGTEQNRVRNKLKRLIAKRPPLQSLQERGLLRDQVFGCQLESLCQREGDTVPSFVRLCIAAVDKRGLDVDGIYRVSGNLAVVQKLRFLVDRERAVTSDGRYVFPEQPGQEGRLDLDSTEWDDIHVVTGALKLFLRELPQPLVPPLLLPHFRAALALSESEQCLSQIQELIGSMPKPNHDTLRYLLEHLCRVIAHSDKNRMTPHNLGIVFGPTLFRPEQETSDPAAHALYPGQLVQLMLTNFTSLFP
- the ARHGAP9 gene encoding rho GTPase-activating protein 9 isoform X3, with protein sequence MLSSRWWPSSWGSLGLGPRSPSRGSQLCALYAFTYTGADGRQVSLAEGDRFLLLRKTNSDWWLARRLEAPSTSRPIFVPAAYMTEESIPSQSPTTAIPSQLLWTPGPKLFHGSLEELSQALPSRAQASLEQPPPLPPKMYRSVSIDSLRPCLLKPFQEGPSGRCLSREDLPSEASASTAGPQPLMSEPPVYCNLVDLRRCPRSPPPGPACPPLQRLDAWEQYLDPNSGRCFYINSLTGCKSWKPPRRSRSEMNPGSMEGTQTLKRNNDVLQHQAKGFGSDTGTPEPLDPQGSLSLSQRTSKLDPPALQPPRPLPQLLEDPHEVEKSGLLNMTKIAQGGRKLRKNWGPSWVVLTGNSLVFYREPPPTAPSSGWIRTVPGHEFLLQSDHETELRAWHRALRTVIERLDRENPLELRLSGSGPAELAELSAGEDEEEESEPVSKPLLRLSSRRSSIRGPEGTEQNRVRNKLKRLIAKRPPLQSLQERGLLRDQVFGCQLESLCQREGDTVPSFVRLCIAAVDKRGLDVDGIYRVSGNLAVVQKLRFLVDRERAVTSDGRYVFPEQPGQEGRLDLDSTEWDDIHVVTGALKLFLRELPQPLVPPLLLPHFRAALALSESEQCLSQIQELIGSMPKPNHDTLRYLLEHLCRVIAHSDKNRMTPHNLGIVFGPTLFRPEQETSDPAAHALYPGQLVQLMLTNFTSLFP
- the ARHGAP9 gene encoding rho GTPase-activating protein 9 isoform X4, translating into MLSSRWWPSSWGSLGLGPRSPSRGSQLCALYAFTYTGADGRQVSLAEGDRFLLLRKTNSDWWLARRLEAPSTSRPIFVPAAYMTEESIPSQSPTTAIPSQLLWTPGPKLFHGSLEELSQALPSRAQASLEQPPPLPPKMYRSVSIDSLRPCLLKPFQEGPSGRCLSREDLPSEASASTAGPQPLMSEPPVYCNLVDLRRCPRSPPPGPACPPLQRLDAWEQYLDPNSGRCFYINSLTGCKSWKPPRRSRSEMNPGSMEGTQTLKRNNDVLQHQAKGFGSDTGTPEPLDPQGSLSLSQRTSKLDPPALQPPRPLPQLLEDPHEVEKSGLLNMTKIAQGGRKLRKNWGPSWVVLTGNSLVFYREPPPTAPSSGWGPAGSRPESSVDLRGAALAHGRHLSSRRNVLHIRTVPGHEFLLQSDHETELRAWHRALRTVIERLDRENPLELRLSGSGPAELAELSAGEDEEEESEPVSKPLLRLSSRRSSIRGPEGTEQNRVRNKLKRLIAKRPPLQSLQERGLLRGLDVDGIYRVSGNLAVVQKLRFLVDRERAVTSDGRYVFPEQPGQEGRLDLDSTEWDDIHVVTGALKLFLRELPQPLVPPLLLPHFRAALALSESEQCLSQIQELIGSMPKPNHDTLRYLLEHLCRVIAHSDKNRMTPHNLGIVFGPTLFRPEQETSDPAAHALYPGQLVQLMLTNFTSLFP
- the ARHGAP9 gene encoding rho GTPase-activating protein 9 isoform X1; its protein translation is MLSSRWWPSSWGSLGLGPRSPSRGSQLCALYAFTYTGADGRQVSLAEGDRFLLLRKTNSDWWLARRLEAPSTSRPIFVPAAYMTEESIPSQSPTTAIPSQLLWTPGPKLFHGSLEELSQALPSRAQASLEQPPPLPPKMYRSVSIDSLRPCLLKPFQEGPSGRCLSREDLPSEASASTAGPQPLMSEPPVYCNLVDLRRCPRSPPPGPACPPLQRLDAWEQYLDPNSGRCFYINSLTGCKSWKPPRRSRSEMNPGSMEGTQTLKRNNDVLQHQAKGFGSDTGTPEPLDPQGSLSLSQRTSKLDPPALQPPRPLPQLLEDPHEVEKSGLLNMTKIAQGGRKLRKNWGPSWVVLTGNSLVFYREPPPTAPSSGWGPAGSRPESSVDLRGAALAHGRHLSSRRNVLHIRTVPGHEFLLQSDHETELRAWHRALRTVIERLDRENPLELRLSGSGPAELAELSAGEDEEEESEPVSKPLLRLSSRRSSIRGPEGTEQNRVRNKLKRLIAKRPPLQSLQERGLLRDQVFGCQLESLCQREGDTVPSFVRLCIAAVDKRGLDVDGIYRVSGNLAVVQKLRFLVDRERAVTSDGRYVFPEQPGQEGRLDLDSTEWDDIHVVTGALKLFLRELPQPLVPPLLLPHFRAALALSESEQCLSQIQELIGSMPKPNHDTLRYLLEHLCRVIAHSDKNRMTPHNLGIVFGPTLFRPEQETSDPAAHALYPGQLVQLMLTNFTSLFP
- the ARHGAP9 gene encoding rho GTPase-activating protein 9 isoform X6; translated protein: MSEPPVYCNLVDLRRCPRSPPPGPACPPLQRLDAWEQYLDPNSGRCFYINSLTGCKSWKPPRRSRSEMNPGSMEGTQTLKRNNDVLQHQAKGFGSDTGTPEPLDPQGSLSLSQRTSKLDPPALQPPRPLPQLLEDPHEVEKSGLLNMTKIAQGGRKLRKNWGPSWVVLTGNSLVFYREPPPTAPSSGWGPAGSRPESSVDLRGAALAHGRHLSSRRNVLHIRTVPGHEFLLQSDHETELRAWHRALRTVIERLDRENPLELRLSGSGPAELAELSAGEDEEEESEPVSKPLLRLSSRRSSIRGPEGTEQNRVRNKLKRLIAKRPPLQSLQERGLLRDQVFGCQLESLCQREGDTVPSFVRLCIAAVDKRGLDVDGIYRVSGNLAVVQKLRFLVDRERAVTSDGRYVFPEQPGQEGRLDLDSTEWDDIHVVTGALKLFLRELPQPLVPPLLLPHFRAALALSESEQCLSQIQELIGSMPKPNHDTLRYLLEHLCRVIAHSDKNRMTPHNLGIVFGPTLFRPEQETSDPAAHALYPGQLVQLMLTNFTSLFP
- the ARHGAP9 gene encoding rho GTPase-activating protein 9 isoform X7, whose translation is MSEPPVYCNLVDLRRCPRSPPPGPACPPLQRLDAWEQYLDPNSGRCFYINSLTGCKSWKPPRRSRSEMNPGSMEGTQTLKRNNDVLQHQAKGFGSDTGTPEPLDPQEVEKSGLLNMTKIAQGGRKLRKNWGPSWVVLTGNSLVFYREPPPTAPSSGWGPAGSRPESSVDLRGAALAHGRHLSSRRNVLHIRTVPGHEFLLQSDHETELRAWHRALRTVIERLDRENPLELRLSGSGPAELAELSAGEDEEEESEPVSKPLLRLSSRRSSIRGPEGTEQNRVRNKLKRLIAKRPPLQSLQERGLLRDQVFGCQLESLCQREGDTVPSFVRLCIAAVDKRGLDVDGIYRVSGNLAVVQKLRFLVDRERAVTSDGRYVFPEQPGQEGRLDLDSTEWDDIHVVTGALKLFLRELPQPLVPPLLLPHFRAALALSESEQCLSQIQELIGSMPKPNHDTLRYLLEHLCRVIAHSDKNRMTPHNLGIVFGPTLFRPEQETSDPAAHALYPGQLVQLMLTNFTSLFP